Proteins encoded together in one Bactrocera neohumeralis isolate Rockhampton chromosome 4, APGP_CSIRO_Bneo_wtdbg2-racon-allhic-juicebox.fasta_v2, whole genome shotgun sequence window:
- the LOC126756911 gene encoding D-aspartate oxidase: protein MHFGILGSGVVGLTTALELQQNYPNAQITILADRFNEETTSHVAAGIFRPGTSFAGPTREITQQWITDAFHYWDDIRRSKEAPLAGVCQLSGYIYSSTSPKIVRNPFIENLLPIYRQATEEELKLCQGAWKYGSFFTTCLTECGLFLPYATKKFIAAGGQVTRQHVSSFSDVSEQNFDVLFNCTGLGAKELCNDAQLVPMRGQVVKVRAPWVKLAFYGDYDTYILPGFEAVTLGGCRQYDSFNLNVCKYDSMAIKERCYGMLPSLKRAEVVREAVGLRPHRAVVRVESEILRLADGRTQKVVHNYGHGGYGVTTSPGTAKYAVKIARDLLAGNSKL from the exons ATGCATTTCGGCATCTTGGGCAGTGGCGTTGTGGGTCTGACAACCGCCTTGGAATTGCAGCAGAATTATCCGAATGCGCAAATCACAATACTCGCCGATCGCTTCAACGAGGAGACCACCAGCCATGTAGCGGCTGGCATTTTTAGGCCCGGCACCAGTTTTGCAGGACCAACCAGGGAGATTACAca ACAGTGGATTACTGACGCCTTCCATTACTGGGACGACATACGGCGCTCCAAGGAGGCGCCGCTCGCAGGCGTTTGCCAGCTCTCAGGCTACATTTACTCGTCCACCTCGCCGAAGATCGTGCGG AACCCCTTCATTGAGAATTTATTGCCGATTTACCGACAAGCCACGGAGGAGGAATTGAAGCTGTGTCAGGGTGCTTGGAAATATGGTTCTTTCTTTACCACTTGTCTCACCGAATGCGGACTCTTCCTGCCATATGCAACAAAGAA ATTTATTGCAGCTGGTGGCCAAGTCACGCGTCAACATGTTAGCTCGTTTTCGGACGTGTCGGAGCAAAACTTCGATGTGCTCTTCAATTGCACCGGCCTGGGCGCAAAAGAGCTATGCAATGATGCGCAACTCGTACCGATGCGTGGTCAGGTGGTGAAAGTGCGCGCCCCATGGGTCAAGCTGGCTTTTTATGGTGACTATGACACCTACATACTGCCCGGTTTCGAGGCGGTCACGCTCGGCGGTTGTCGTCAATACGACAGCTTCAATTTGAATGTTTGCAAATACGATTCGATGGCGATCAAGGAGCGTTGCTATGGCATGCTGCCGAGCTTGAAGCGCGCCGAGGTGGTGCGCGAGGCTGTTGGATTGCGGCCACATCGTGCTGTG GTGCGCGTCGAAAGTGAGATCCTCCGTTTGGCCGACGGACGCACGCAGAAAGTGGTGCATAACTACGGTCATGGTGGCTATGGTGTTACCACCTCACCCGGCACCGCAAAGTATGCTGTAAAAATCGCACGCGATCTTTTGGCAGGCAACAGTAAATTGTAA